The sequence ATCTCCGGGGTCTGACCTGCCCTCGAGGCACGCACCCGGTGAACCCTGGCACGATCGTCGTATGTTTCGCAGTGCTCGCGTGCCGGCCGCGTTCGCGGGTGCCGTCGCCGTTGTTCTCGTCTTCGCAGGATGCAGTGGGAGTGGAGGGGGTTCCGGCGAGGCCGTCGCCGAGCCTTCGACTTCTGCGGCGTCGCCGGGAGCGTCCGCACCCGACGGACTGGAAGCCTTCTATACGCAACAGGTGAACTGGGTTTCGTGCGAGGGATACAGCACGGACGGCACACCGCTCGGGGACAACCTCGACTGCGCCAAGGTGACCGTGCCCAACGACTACGCGGACCCGGGCGGCGCCACGGCACAGATCGCGATCTCCCGTTCCCGGGCGGGTGGACCGAAACTGGGGTCTCTTCTGGTCAACCCCGGCGGTCCCGGGGCATCCGGGCTGGCTCTGGCATCGGTCGCCGACGGCACCGAACTCGCCGAGAAGTTCGACGTCGTCGGATTCGACCCGCGCGGTATCGGCGCATCCACCCCGGCGGTGACCTGCCTGACCGACCCCGAGGTGGACGCCAAGCGCAGGGACGACGACGTCGACATGAGTCCCGCCGGGATCGCGCAAACCGAGGCGGAGAACCGTGACTACGCGGCCAAGTGTGCAGAGCGGACAGGTCCGGACGTACTGGCCCACGTGGGCACCTACGACGTCGTCCGCGACATGGACGTCATCCGGGCGGTGCTCGGCGACGCGAAGCTGAACTACCTCGGATATTCCTATGGCACCCGGCTGGGGTCCTCCTATGCGGAGACGTTCCCCGCCAACGTGCGGGCGATGGTGCTCGACGGCGCCCTCGACCCCGAGCAGGATCCGACCGACGAGGTCATCTTGCAGGCCGAAGGCTTCCAGAAGGCGTTCGACGCCTTCGTCGCGGACTGCATGAGGCAGCAGGATTGCCCCTTGGGCACCGACCCGGCGCAGGCCGACGAGAACTTCCGCGCTCTGGTCGATCCGCTGATCGCGAAGCCGGCGGCCACGACCGATCCACGAGGACTCAGCTACACCGACGCGATCACCGGCGTCCAGCAGGCGCTGTACTCGCCCAACCTGTGGGGACCGCTGCGCGGCGGATTGCAGAGTCTGCGGACGGGCACCGGGGATTCGCTGCTGATGCTGGCCGATCTGTACGAGGGCCGGGCGGACGACGGCAGCTACTCGAACCTCAATGACGCTTTCAACGCCATCCGGTGCGTGGACGATCCGCCGGTCACCGATCGCGCGAAGGTCGGCGAGGCCGATATGCGGTATCGGCAGGCGGCTCCGTTCCTCGACGACGGTCGCGGCACGGGCAACGCGCCGCTCGACGTCTGCGCGTTCTGGCCGGTGCCGAGCACGGGTGCACCCCACACGGTGGACGTCCCCGGAATCCCGACGATCGTAGTGGTCTCGACCACAGAGGATCCGGCCACTCCCTATCAGGCGGGAGTGGACTTGGCGAAGCAGATGAACGGCGCGCTGATCACGTACCGGGGCACTCAGCACACCGTCGTTCTCGATGGCGAAGCATGCGTCGACGACGCCGTCATCGACTATTTCGTGACCCTCGAGCCGCCGCCCGCAGACCTCACCTGTTGACACGCCCCTCCTCGGCGAGGGATCGAGGTGGCCACACGCTGGCACGATGCGGAATCGTAGCCGGGTGAATTCACGAAGTAACACAGATTTAACGAACTTTGCTTACTCTCGCGGACATGGATCGCCAAAAGGAATTCGTGCTTCGCACCCTGGAAGAGCGCGACATTCGGTTCGTCCGATTGTGGTTCACGGATGTTCTCGGATACCTGAAATCGGTGGCGATCGCCCCCGCGGAACTGGAAGGTGCCTTCGAGGAGGGCATCGGCTTCGACGGATCCGCGATCGAAGGGTTCTCGCGGGTGTCCGAAGCCGACACCGTCGCGAAGCCGGACGCCTCTACGTTCCAGGTTCTGCCCTGGAGCTCGAGCAAGGGCCATCAGCACTCCGCCCGCATGTTCTGCGACATCGCCATGCCCGACGGGTCCCCGTCCTGGGCCGATTCGCGGCACGTGCTGCGACGGCAGTTGAACAAGGCCAGCGACCTCGGCTTCAGTTGCTACGTGCACCCCGAGATCGAGTTCTTCCTGCTCGAGAACGGGCCGATCGACGGCACGCCGCCGAAGCCCGCAGACTCCGGTGGGTACTTCGACCAGGCAGTCCACGACTCTGCCCCCAATTTTCGCCGCCACGCCATCGACGCGCTCGAGTCGATGGGAATCTCCGTCGAGTTCAGCCATCACGAGGCGGCCCCCGGCCAGCAGGAGATCGACCTGCGGTATGCGGATGCCCTGTCGATGGCCGACAACGTCATGACCTTCCGGTACGTGGTCAAGGAAGTCGCCATCGCCGAGGGGGTGCGGGCCACGTTCATGCCCAAGCCGTTCAGCGATCAGGCCGGCTCGGCGATGCACACGCACATGAGCCTGTTCGAGGGCGACACCAACGCGTTCCACAACCCGGACGATCCGATGCAACTGTCGGAGACCGGTAAGGCGTTCATCGCAGGCATCCTCGAACACGCCAACGAGATCAGCGCGGTCACCAATCAGTGGGTGAACTCGTACAAGCGGCTCATCCACGGTGGAGAAGCTCCGACTGCGGCCTCCTGGGGTCCGTCGAACCGGTCGGCGCTCGTGCGGGTCCCGATGTACACGCCCAACAAGGCATCGTCGCGTCGTGTCGAGATCCGCAGCCCAGACTCGGCGTGCAACCCGTATCTCACTTTTGCGGTCCTGCTCGCTGCGGGACTGCGCGGTATCGAGAAGGGCTACGCGCTGCCGCCGGAGGCGGAGGACGACGTGTGGGCGTTGACATCGGCCGAGCGGCGCGCCATGGGGTATCGCGAACTCCCCGGGAACCTCGACGGGGCGTTGCGGGAAATGGAGAAGTCCGAACTGGTCGCCGAAGCACTCGGTGAGCACGTGTTCGACTTCTTCCTCCGCAACAAGCGTCGCGAGTGGGAGGAGTACCGCAGCCACGTGACGCCGTTCGAACTCAAGACGTATCTGGGGTTGTGAGCAAGAACATGGTGAAGCCTCCGGCAGCGCGTTCTGCCGTTCCCGGCCCGGGTCGACTGGGCCTCGTCGAACCGACCGCTCCCGCCGAACTTCGAGATTTGGGCTGGGTAGGCGAGGACAGCGTCGAGCTGCTCTGGTCGCTCTCCCGCGCAGCCAACGCCGACCTCGCGCTCCGCACGTTGGTGCGGATGAAGGACGGTCTGGGCGACGGGTGGGAAGCCCTCGACAAAGCCCTGCGCACCGACAAGGCCCTTCGCGGGCGCTTGTTCGGCTTGCTGGGTGCTTCCAGTGCGTTCGGCGATCATCTCGTAGCGGACCCTGCGCTGTGGACCACTCTCGCCGGCGACGTGACCCTGCCGACGAGGGAAGAGGCGAACGCCCGGATGCTGGCGTCCGTCGACGCCCACCCGGAGGAAGGCGTCCATCCCGAGGCCAATCTGTACCGGGCGGCCGTGACGGGCTCGGACGCTGTCGCCGCATTGCGCAAGTCGTACCGTGACCAGCTCATGCTCCTGGCCGCCGTGGACCTCGCGGCGACCGTCGAAAACGAACCGGTACTTCCGTACCAGACCGTCGGGCGTCAGTTGTCCGATCTGGCGGACGCCGCACTCAATGCCGCCCTGGCAGTCGCCGTCGCAACAGTGTGTCCGGAAGCGCCCTGCCCGGTGCGGCTCGCGGTGATCGCGATGGGGAAATGTGGTGCACGCGAACTGAATTACGTCAGCGATGTGGACGTGGTCTTCGTCGCCGAGCCTGCCGATACGATCGCCAGCCGGATCGCGGGTGAGCTGATGCGCATCGGATCGACGGCCTTCTTCGACGTCGATGCGGCACTGCGACCCGAGGGTAAACGCGGCGAACTCGTCCGCACCCTCGAATCCCACGTCACCTACTACAAGCGGTGGGCCAAGACGTGGGAATTCC comes from Rhodococcus oxybenzonivorans and encodes:
- a CDS encoding glutamine synthetase family protein, with translation MDRQKEFVLRTLEERDIRFVRLWFTDVLGYLKSVAIAPAELEGAFEEGIGFDGSAIEGFSRVSEADTVAKPDASTFQVLPWSSSKGHQHSARMFCDIAMPDGSPSWADSRHVLRRQLNKASDLGFSCYVHPEIEFFLLENGPIDGTPPKPADSGGYFDQAVHDSAPNFRRHAIDALESMGISVEFSHHEAAPGQQEIDLRYADALSMADNVMTFRYVVKEVAIAEGVRATFMPKPFSDQAGSAMHTHMSLFEGDTNAFHNPDDPMQLSETGKAFIAGILEHANEISAVTNQWVNSYKRLIHGGEAPTAASWGPSNRSALVRVPMYTPNKASSRRVEIRSPDSACNPYLTFAVLLAAGLRGIEKGYALPPEAEDDVWALTSAERRAMGYRELPGNLDGALREMEKSELVAEALGEHVFDFFLRNKRREWEEYRSHVTPFELKTYLGL
- a CDS encoding alpha/beta hydrolase yields the protein MFRSARVPAAFAGAVAVVLVFAGCSGSGGGSGEAVAEPSTSAASPGASAPDGLEAFYTQQVNWVSCEGYSTDGTPLGDNLDCAKVTVPNDYADPGGATAQIAISRSRAGGPKLGSLLVNPGGPGASGLALASVADGTELAEKFDVVGFDPRGIGASTPAVTCLTDPEVDAKRRDDDVDMSPAGIAQTEAENRDYAAKCAERTGPDVLAHVGTYDVVRDMDVIRAVLGDAKLNYLGYSYGTRLGSSYAETFPANVRAMVLDGALDPEQDPTDEVILQAEGFQKAFDAFVADCMRQQDCPLGTDPAQADENFRALVDPLIAKPAATTDPRGLSYTDAITGVQQALYSPNLWGPLRGGLQSLRTGTGDSLLMLADLYEGRADDGSYSNLNDAFNAIRCVDDPPVTDRAKVGEADMRYRQAAPFLDDGRGTGNAPLDVCAFWPVPSTGAPHTVDVPGIPTIVVVSTTEDPATPYQAGVDLAKQMNGALITYRGTQHTVVLDGEACVDDAVIDYFVTLEPPPADLTC